A part of Geoanaerobacter pelophilus genomic DNA contains:
- the pgeF gene encoding peptidoglycan editing factor PgeF — protein MKQSKISKIHYMEPQLATATTSVVAGFTTRHEGVSRPPYNSLNLGLNTNDSSHNVQGNRSLLARAFGAKVEQLLTVTQVHGTDLLVVDSPNQDVTHFLKVECDGIITNQPGIMIGIGVADCAPVLLLDPVKRVVAALHAGWKGTASGIVRKGVAAMATNFGSNPADLVAAIGPAIGPCCYEVDEPVRAAFSAERDTWDKSAEEKAPGKWKLDIAAAVTLQLKDSGVLPENIETSQQCVCCIQELFFSYRRDKGETGRHLGFIMLK, from the coding sequence ATGAAACAGTCCAAAATCAGTAAAATTCATTATATGGAACCGCAATTAGCTACAGCTACTACGAGTGTGGTTGCAGGCTTCACCACCCGTCACGAAGGAGTATCGCGCCCGCCATACAACTCTCTGAACCTTGGACTCAACACCAATGATTCATCGCACAATGTTCAGGGTAACAGAAGTCTGCTGGCCAGGGCTTTTGGCGCAAAAGTAGAGCAGTTGCTCACTGTCACCCAGGTTCACGGTACCGACCTCCTGGTTGTAGACAGCCCTAATCAGGATGTTACCCATTTTCTCAAAGTTGAATGTGACGGCATCATTACTAATCAACCCGGGATAATGATCGGCATCGGCGTTGCTGACTGCGCACCTGTCCTCTTGCTGGATCCGGTCAAACGTGTTGTCGCTGCACTTCATGCCGGGTGGAAAGGCACCGCATCCGGTATCGTGCGCAAAGGCGTAGCGGCAATGGCCACCAATTTCGGCTCAAACCCGGCTGACTTGGTCGCTGCCATCGGCCCGGCCATCGGCCCGTGCTGCTATGAAGTCGATGAGCCGGTTCGTGCAGCATTCTCAGCCGAAAGGGACACCTGGGATAAGTCGGCAGAAGAAAAAGCCCCGGGAAAATGGAAGCTTGACATTGCCGCTGCAGTTACCCTTCAACTAAAAGACTCCGGGGTTCTTCCCGAAAATATCGAGACATCGCAACAGTGCGTGTGCTGCATTCAGGAGCTTTTCTTCTCATACCGGCGGGATAAAGGCGAGACCGGTCGCCACCTCGGTTTCATCATGCTCAAATGA
- a CDS encoding sensor histidine kinase gives MNLQCCWHNVTISPGDCPYIEPGEEDLLVSHERRVIEKCSNCPRFISELEGMKSAGEPLAPILKILTVELVDLRVRLESMDGFLNSKTREIRFLHELSTVLQTSMDLDEVLSVAMTAITAGKGFGMNRAFLLMCDKDQNYLRGYLGVGPRSYEEAWHIWQEVEQTNLTLKEMAQFFRENKLFSEKVKFQDILERLSVPLEDQTHILTRSLHEKRPILVVEAFNNPLVSREFAEILNVDSFLVMPLISGNRKIGVLIADNFITQRAITHQDIQSIETFAFPVAFALVRASLYEQLHEEVDKLTLANRKLQEQQELIVKMEKMALVGRITSSIAHSIRNPLMVIGGFARSLLKSIEVDDPKKEYLSSIIQEARQLEDVLVEILNYSDSLYPVKDQWDLNQLLEDSCRDLQPKFAAVDCSCRFELAEDLPTVLIDYKQISYCVRTLLVTALENRSPGGELLVCSRWWDHVVMLEIYDQNGSLPEDVWETMATPFSSTQELGVAGVVGLPICRTILEKSGNSLEIERSQGGGMRYIIRLHLQKEE, from the coding sequence TTGAACCTGCAATGCTGTTGGCATAATGTAACTATCTCTCCCGGGGATTGCCCGTATATCGAACCGGGTGAAGAGGATCTGCTTGTCTCCCATGAGCGCAGGGTCATAGAGAAATGCTCGAATTGCCCGCGGTTCATCTCGGAACTTGAAGGGATGAAAAGTGCCGGTGAACCGTTGGCGCCCATACTGAAGATCCTGACTGTCGAACTCGTTGATTTGCGGGTTCGGCTGGAATCAATGGACGGATTTCTCAACAGCAAAACCCGCGAGATCCGCTTTCTTCATGAATTGAGTACGGTGCTGCAAACCTCGATGGACCTGGATGAAGTCTTGTCGGTTGCCATGACTGCCATTACCGCCGGCAAAGGGTTTGGCATGAACCGGGCTTTCCTGCTGATGTGCGACAAAGACCAGAATTACCTGCGGGGATACCTGGGGGTTGGTCCCAGGAGTTATGAAGAGGCGTGGCACATCTGGCAAGAGGTGGAGCAGACCAATCTGACCCTCAAGGAGATGGCGCAATTTTTCAGGGAGAACAAGCTCTTCTCCGAAAAAGTCAAATTTCAGGACATTTTGGAACGGCTTTCAGTGCCGCTTGAAGACCAGACGCACATCCTCACCAGATCACTGCACGAAAAGCGGCCTATCCTGGTGGTGGAGGCTTTCAATAATCCGCTGGTTTCCCGGGAGTTTGCCGAAATTCTCAATGTTGACAGCTTTCTGGTCATGCCCCTCATCTCGGGTAACCGCAAAATCGGGGTACTGATTGCCGACAACTTTATTACCCAGCGGGCCATAACTCATCAGGACATCCAGTCGATAGAGACCTTTGCCTTTCCGGTGGCGTTTGCCCTGGTCAGGGCCTCTCTCTACGAGCAGCTGCATGAAGAGGTGGACAAGCTGACCCTTGCCAACCGCAAACTGCAGGAGCAGCAGGAACTGATCGTCAAAATGGAGAAGATGGCCCTTGTCGGGCGGATCACTTCAAGCATTGCCCACTCCATCAGGAATCCGCTCATGGTTATCGGCGGCTTTGCCCGATCGCTGCTGAAGAGCATCGAAGTGGATGACCCGAAGAAGGAATACCTCTCGTCAATAATCCAGGAAGCGCGGCAGCTGGAAGATGTCCTGGTCGAGATCTTGAACTATTCCGATTCCCTGTACCCGGTAAAGGATCAGTGGGACCTTAATCAGTTGCTGGAGGACTCGTGCCGGGATCTGCAGCCCAAATTTGCCGCGGTTGACTGCTCCTGTCGTTTTGAGCTTGCCGAAGATCTTCCCACGGTGCTGATAGACTACAAACAGATTTCCTATTGCGTTCGGACCCTGCTGGTTACTGCGCTTGAAAACCGGTCCCCCGGTGGCGAACTCCTGGTGTGCAGCAGGTGGTGGGACCATGTGGTTATGCTGGAGATTTACGATCAAAACGGCTCTTTGCCGGAAGATGTCTGGGAAACCATGGCAACGCCGTTTTCATCAACTCAGGAGCTTGGGGTGGCAGGAGTGGTCGGACTGCCGATATGCAGGACAATTCTGGAAAAGTCTGGAAACAGCCTTGAGATTGAAAGGTCTCAAGGGGGTGGGATGCGATATATTATCAGGCTGCATTTGCAGAAGGAGGAGTAA
- a CDS encoding sigma 54-interacting transcriptional regulator codes for MQPIVTLTDRCRKCYSCVRSCPVKALKIEKTHPEIIFDRCIGCGNCLETCPQKAKVVADKVQSTELYLSSDEPVIAVLGSSFPTFFHHVSPGQLASGLKKLGFAEVHEGAYGAELIAPAYAKAIEASSLPLISSHCPAVVDLIERHYPKLIENLVPVVSPMIAMGRFLKTSHSRPARVIYISSCIAAKFEIQAEDATGAIDIVLTYQELDAMFRARSISLPALTETPFDGIQPHQGRLFPITTGSFHALSIATDPLDTDVVSVSGEVNVMGIIGDLAATRITPRIADLRFCYHGCIGSPCENREITEFFKRKLIINHYTKNFPYRTLSKYTGDHSRPDVSRSFQSKHVKLPTPRGGDIKSVLQTTNKFTRKDELNCRACGYKTCREYAVAVFQGLANLEMCLPYNVQKLEEDRGLLIQKYELARRELEKEYGDEFIVGNDEKTVEVIDLIKQVAPTPTTVLIRGESGTGKELAARAIHKYSLRNDKPLVTLNCTTLTDSLLESELFGHRKGSFTGALADKKGLFEAADGGTIFLDEIGDITPKLQAELLRVLDSGEVRPVGGTQPKKVDVRLIAATNKNLEEGIRNNWFREDLFYRLNVFAITMPPLRERMGSLPLLVHHFLEKARKKLNKNIVGIEDRAIKAMLQYQWPGNIREMKNVLERAAVLTHDELIKLGNLPLVFAENYADGASELPDLRSFKNEREPHVLRVEKKLIQRYLSDSGGNVSQAAKLANIPRRTFYRLLDKHGLKCRSENTPDN; via the coding sequence ATGCAACCGATTGTTACCCTCACAGACAGATGCAGAAAATGCTACTCCTGCGTACGAAGCTGCCCGGTAAAGGCACTTAAGATCGAAAAAACCCACCCTGAAATAATATTCGACCGGTGCATTGGTTGCGGCAACTGCCTGGAAACCTGCCCCCAGAAAGCAAAGGTCGTTGCAGACAAGGTTCAATCAACGGAACTATATCTTTCTTCTGACGAGCCAGTAATTGCCGTTCTCGGCTCATCATTCCCGACTTTTTTCCATCATGTATCCCCAGGCCAGCTTGCCAGCGGCCTAAAAAAGCTTGGGTTCGCAGAGGTCCACGAAGGAGCTTACGGTGCGGAGCTTATTGCCCCAGCCTATGCAAAGGCAATTGAGGCGTCCTCCTTACCTCTCATCTCCTCCCACTGCCCGGCAGTAGTCGACCTTATAGAAAGACACTACCCTAAGCTCATCGAAAATCTGGTACCCGTTGTATCGCCAATGATTGCAATGGGCCGCTTCCTCAAGACCTCGCACAGCCGGCCGGCAAGGGTCATCTACATAAGCTCGTGCATTGCCGCAAAATTTGAAATCCAGGCAGAAGATGCTACCGGTGCCATTGACATAGTCCTGACCTATCAGGAACTCGACGCCATGTTCCGCGCCCGTTCGATTTCCCTGCCAGCCCTTACAGAAACCCCTTTTGACGGCATTCAACCTCATCAGGGACGACTTTTCCCGATAACCACCGGCTCCTTTCATGCCCTTTCCATAGCTACCGACCCACTTGATACCGATGTGGTGAGCGTCAGCGGCGAAGTCAATGTCATGGGCATTATCGGAGACCTGGCAGCCACCCGCATTACTCCACGGATAGCTGATCTTCGTTTTTGCTATCACGGCTGTATCGGCAGCCCTTGCGAAAACAGGGAGATCACGGAATTTTTCAAGCGGAAACTGATCATCAATCACTACACGAAAAACTTTCCTTATCGCACATTGTCCAAATACACAGGAGACCACAGCCGACCTGACGTATCGAGATCGTTTCAATCCAAGCATGTGAAGCTTCCTACGCCCCGCGGAGGAGACATCAAGTCCGTACTTCAGACCACCAACAAATTTACCCGCAAAGACGAGCTGAACTGCCGGGCATGCGGCTACAAGACCTGCAGGGAATATGCGGTCGCCGTGTTCCAGGGTCTGGCAAATCTTGAAATGTGCCTTCCTTACAATGTGCAAAAGCTTGAGGAAGACCGGGGTCTGCTGATCCAGAAGTACGAGCTTGCTCGACGCGAACTGGAAAAGGAATATGGTGATGAATTCATTGTGGGCAACGACGAAAAGACCGTCGAAGTGATTGACCTGATCAAACAGGTCGCCCCCACGCCAACCACTGTCCTGATTCGGGGTGAATCCGGAACCGGCAAGGAACTGGCAGCTCGGGCAATCCACAAATACAGCCTCAGAAACGACAAGCCCTTGGTCACGCTAAACTGCACCACGTTGACGGACTCACTCCTGGAGAGCGAACTCTTCGGCCATCGCAAGGGGTCGTTTACCGGTGCCCTTGCCGACAAAAAGGGACTTTTTGAGGCAGCAGACGGTGGCACGATATTTCTTGACGAAATAGGCGACATCACCCCAAAGCTCCAGGCGGAGCTACTGAGGGTGCTCGACTCCGGTGAAGTAAGGCCTGTAGGCGGAACGCAGCCCAAAAAAGTTGACGTGCGCCTGATAGCAGCAACCAACAAGAACCTTGAAGAAGGAATACGCAATAACTGGTTTAGAGAAGATCTCTTTTACCGCCTGAACGTATTCGCCATCACCATGCCGCCATTACGGGAGAGAATGGGATCACTCCCGCTACTTGTCCACCATTTCCTCGAAAAGGCCAGGAAAAAGCTGAACAAAAATATTGTCGGGATTGAAGATCGAGCCATTAAAGCGATGCTGCAGTACCAATGGCCGGGAAACATCAGAGAAATGAAGAACGTTCTCGAGCGGGCCGCCGTCCTCACCCATGATGAATTAATCAAGCTCGGCAATCTGCCGCTGGTTTTTGCCGAAAACTATGCTGACGGGGCCTCAGAACTCCCTGATTTACGCTCGTTCAAGAATGAACGAGAACCGCATGTATTGCGTGTTGAGAAAAAACTGATCCAGCGCTACCTCTCCGATTCCGGGGGCAATGTCTCTCAGGCAGCCAAACTTGCCAACATCCCTCGCCGCACATTTTACCGCTTGCTCGACAAGCACGGCTTAAAGTGCCGCAGCGAAAACACCCCGGATAATTAG
- a CDS encoding response regulator, which yields MARLLVVDDESSIRLLYSQELGEEGYDVVTAGSAVEAVEKLQNEQFDLILLDIKLKNESGLDLLQKIVKDRHDLPVVLCSAFSCYKDDFSAWLADGYVVKSSDLQELKDEIKKVLAKKQNR from the coding sequence ATGGCAAGGTTATTGGTCGTAGATGATGAATCCAGCATCAGATTGCTCTATTCGCAGGAGCTTGGCGAAGAGGGGTATGACGTGGTCACCGCCGGTTCGGCGGTTGAGGCTGTGGAAAAACTGCAGAATGAGCAGTTTGACCTGATCCTGCTCGACATCAAGCTGAAGAACGAGAGTGGCCTCGATCTCCTGCAGAAGATCGTCAAGGACAGGCACGACCTGCCGGTTGTCTTGTGCTCGGCGTTTTCCTGTTACAAGGATGATTTTTCCGCCTGGCTGGCAGACGGCTATGTCGTAAAATCCAGCGATCTGCAGGAGCTGAAGGATGAAATAAAAAAAGTGCTGGCAAAGAAGCAGAACAGGTAA
- a CDS encoding DegQ family serine endoprotease — protein sequence MKLRVIVLASILALLAVPGCNKKEAATPFTESTRPQDAPVKDVPKDIIVSQQAFMAVAKTVTPSVVNISTVTKKRVIQPFFEFSPFFDDFFGGGQPRPRYRKESSLGSGFIINKEGYIITNDHVVKNADTIQVKLSNDKVYSAKIVGEDPKTDIAVIKLIGASDLPVSVLGDSDKLQVGQWAIAIGNPFGLDRTVTVGVISATGRSNMGIETYEDFIQTDASINPGNSGGPLLNVYGEVVGINTAIVAAGQGIGFAIPINMAKNVVNHLIKKGSVPRGWLGVSIQPVSDDIARSFGLNKTTGALVAEVMSGGPAEKAGIRQGDIITKVAGKEIKNPKQLQLAVAEIPIGQKTEIEVYREGKSLKITLTVASSDSAEASAAHSAEPAAGWFGLYVDEIPRNMRSSGVKGVIVTEVDPEGPAAESMQPGDLIVSVNQRRVANLDEYGKAMREAEKRGSVALLVKRGNASIYVVLRLR from the coding sequence ATGAAACTGCGCGTGATCGTTTTAGCATCGATTCTGGCTCTGCTTGCGGTTCCAGGATGCAACAAGAAAGAAGCAGCCACTCCTTTCACAGAATCCACCAGACCCCAGGACGCTCCGGTCAAAGATGTCCCCAAAGACATTATCGTCTCGCAGCAGGCGTTCATGGCGGTTGCCAAGACTGTTACGCCATCGGTAGTCAACATCTCAACGGTAACCAAAAAGCGCGTCATCCAGCCGTTTTTCGAGTTTTCACCTTTCTTTGACGATTTTTTCGGTGGAGGACAACCCCGTCCGCGATATCGCAAAGAGAGCAGCCTTGGTTCAGGGTTCATAATCAACAAGGAAGGGTACATTATCACCAATGATCATGTGGTCAAGAATGCCGACACCATTCAAGTAAAGCTATCGAATGACAAGGTGTACAGTGCCAAGATTGTGGGTGAAGACCCTAAAACCGATATAGCAGTGATCAAGCTGATTGGTGCTTCCGACCTTCCGGTATCGGTGCTGGGAGACTCGGACAAGCTGCAGGTCGGACAGTGGGCTATCGCCATCGGTAATCCCTTTGGCCTGGATCGCACGGTAACGGTCGGCGTCATCTCTGCCACCGGCAGGTCAAACATGGGGATTGAGACCTATGAAGATTTCATTCAGACCGATGCCTCTATTAATCCGGGTAATTCTGGTGGTCCGCTACTGAACGTCTACGGCGAAGTGGTTGGGATAAATACGGCGATTGTGGCTGCGGGCCAGGGGATCGGCTTTGCCATTCCGATCAATATGGCAAAAAACGTTGTTAATCACCTCATCAAAAAGGGGAGTGTTCCTCGGGGCTGGCTCGGGGTCTCAATTCAACCGGTAAGCGATGACATCGCCCGCTCATTCGGGCTGAACAAGACTACCGGCGCACTAGTCGCAGAAGTAATGTCAGGCGGTCCGGCGGAAAAAGCAGGCATCAGACAAGGCGACATCATAACCAAAGTTGCCGGTAAAGAGATAAAGAACCCAAAACAGTTGCAGCTGGCTGTTGCGGAAATTCCGATCGGCCAGAAAACCGAGATCGAAGTGTATCGGGAAGGGAAGAGCCTGAAAATCACCCTGACTGTTGCCAGCAGTGATAGTGCTGAAGCAAGCGCAGCACATTCAGCCGAACCTGCAGCAGGTTGGTTTGGGCTTTATGTTGATGAAATCCCCAGGAACATGCGCAGTTCCGGGGTTAAGGGAGTGATTGTAACCGAAGTTGACCCCGAAGGTCCGGCAGCAGAATCCATGCAACCAGGAGATCTGATTGTCTCGGTTAACCAGCGGCGAGTGGCAAATCTTGACGAATACGGCAAGGCCATGAGAGAAGCAGAAAAGCGTGGCTCAGTTGCCCTTCTGGTCAAGCGTGGCAATGCCAGCATTTACGTTGTTCTCAGATTACGCTAG
- a CDS encoding MFS transporter, translating to MKLRWRIFTVFSLLYCLAYFYRVTMAVLADDISREMSISPAQLGTLSGSFFYAFALTQLPLGPLLDRFGGKRIVVLTGIITTLGVIAFALSHSYPQALVGRILIGIGSASVLMGALRVFTNWFHGDEFGRISGFIIAMGNIGNLAATAPLAWVSNHVGWRPVFLAAACIQAFFLILAYKSVAEHPTLPDAEQPQPSPLNLDGLKEIFANRSYWLISFTAFSWYACYMAVQGLWGGPYLMGVIGLSKVGAGRMLLATSLGFLVGCLFIGEVTEKFTRSPKKTIFFGQAAFLLFMSLFLGPMEHIPLPYLPLVFFLMGLTVSSGVAVYPLIRESFQHRITGTALTAVNFFILLGAATVQQAMGILISRFPKSAQGIFPSVAYHQAFMLPLALIVISTLLFLWVRDPRRSAPAVFSGQ from the coding sequence ATGAAGCTTCGCTGGCGCATTTTTACCGTCTTTTCCCTCCTTTACTGTCTGGCGTATTTTTATAGAGTTACAATGGCAGTGCTGGCAGACGACATCTCCCGGGAGATGTCGATTTCTCCAGCCCAGCTCGGGACCCTTTCCGGCTCTTTCTTTTATGCCTTTGCCTTGACCCAGCTTCCTCTTGGCCCCCTTCTCGACCGCTTCGGCGGCAAGCGGATCGTCGTGCTTACCGGGATTATCACAACTTTAGGGGTCATTGCTTTTGCCCTCTCCCACAGTTACCCGCAGGCGCTGGTTGGTAGGATACTGATAGGCATCGGTTCGGCATCCGTTCTGATGGGCGCACTGCGAGTATTCACCAATTGGTTTCATGGCGATGAATTCGGACGAATTTCAGGGTTCATCATCGCAATGGGGAATATCGGCAACCTTGCGGCAACAGCCCCACTTGCCTGGGTTTCCAACCATGTCGGCTGGAGACCGGTATTCCTGGCCGCTGCCTGTATTCAGGCATTTTTTTTGATTCTTGCCTACAAATCGGTTGCTGAGCACCCCACTCTCCCTGATGCTGAGCAACCCCAGCCATCTCCACTGAACCTGGACGGCCTGAAAGAGATCTTTGCCAACCGTTCCTACTGGCTGATATCTTTTACCGCTTTCAGCTGGTACGCCTGTTATATGGCTGTTCAAGGGCTCTGGGGAGGCCCCTACCTGATGGGGGTAATCGGCCTTTCCAAGGTGGGTGCCGGGCGGATGCTGCTGGCGACGTCGCTCGGCTTTCTTGTAGGCTGCCTGTTCATCGGCGAGGTAACCGAAAAATTTACGCGATCTCCCAAGAAGACCATTTTTTTCGGGCAAGCTGCTTTTCTGCTTTTCATGTCGCTGTTTCTCGGCCCCATGGAGCACATTCCGTTACCCTACCTGCCGCTGGTTTTCTTTCTCATGGGGCTGACGGTCTCATCAGGGGTTGCTGTCTATCCCTTGATCCGTGAAAGCTTCCAGCACAGAATTACCGGCACTGCCCTTACGGCAGTGAATTTTTTTATTCTGCTTGGAGCAGCAACCGTCCAGCAGGCCATGGGAATCCTTATTTCCAGATTCCCGAAATCAGCTCAAGGGATTTTCCCCTCTGTCGCTTATCACCAGGCCTTTATGCTTCCGCTTGCGCTCATTGTCATCTCGACGCTACTCTTCCTCTGGGTCCGCGACCCTCGCCGTTCGGCACCGGCTGTTTTCTCTGGTCAATGA
- a CDS encoding PilZ domain-containing protein, whose product MEGRRDKRAQVQIGCWIVSPGGESCCCSTFDISDNGISIATNSPLPVGQTICLQFYTPQSASALSISAEVIWSNTGQDSAMGLRFLNITEEEVKQLREMTAQMLQREHSAKQRHKLL is encoded by the coding sequence ATGGAAGGACGAAGAGACAAGCGGGCACAAGTCCAGATTGGCTGCTGGATCGTCAGCCCGGGTGGGGAATCCTGCTGTTGCTCAACATTCGATATTTCCGACAATGGCATATCCATAGCCACCAATTCTCCCCTTCCGGTTGGGCAGACAATATGCCTTCAGTTCTACACCCCGCAATCCGCATCAGCTCTCTCCATATCGGCAGAGGTTATCTGGAGCAATACCGGCCAGGACAGTGCCATGGGGCTCAGGTTTCTGAACATTACCGAAGAAGAGGTTAAACAGCTCCGGGAAATGACCGCCCAGATGCTCCAACGCGAGCACAGCGCCAAGCAGCGCCACAAACTTCTCTGA
- a CDS encoding RluA family pseudouridine synthase, whose translation MNIIEIDFPEDSASERLDQFIANSIAELSRASVHRLIAAGEITVNGLEAKPSLKLKGGEHISVNLPPPESCEADPEDIPLDILYEDSDVIVVNKPAGMVVHPGAGNSHGTLVNALLGHCTDLSGIGGAIRPGIVHRIDKDTSGVIIAAKNDHAHQSLALQFKEHTIKRVYFALVFGSPKTDTGHISSAIGRHPVDRKKMSSKSKYGKEAVTHWKVLARYEGVTLMRLRLETGRTHQIRVHMSEAGYPLVGDQLYGTESRLMAIRDTRVRALLKSLSRQALHAKTLGFIHPTSGQYLEFDTDLPEDMQRVLQQMEVQQQNSEGVCS comes from the coding sequence GTGAATATCATAGAAATTGATTTCCCCGAAGATAGTGCAAGCGAACGACTCGATCAGTTTATTGCTAACAGCATTGCCGAACTCTCCAGAGCATCGGTCCATCGGCTTATTGCTGCAGGTGAGATAACGGTAAATGGCCTTGAAGCCAAGCCTTCCCTGAAACTGAAAGGGGGCGAGCATATTTCCGTCAACTTGCCGCCACCGGAGTCTTGCGAAGCTGATCCGGAAGATATCCCCCTTGATATCCTCTATGAAGACAGTGATGTCATTGTCGTCAACAAACCAGCCGGCATGGTGGTTCATCCCGGTGCCGGCAACTCCCACGGCACCCTGGTCAACGCTCTGCTTGGCCATTGCACCGATCTCTCCGGGATTGGCGGGGCTATCCGCCCCGGAATAGTGCACCGGATCGACAAGGATACGTCTGGCGTCATCATCGCCGCCAAAAATGATCATGCCCATCAATCACTGGCGCTGCAGTTCAAGGAACACACCATCAAAAGAGTGTATTTTGCCTTGGTGTTCGGTTCCCCGAAGACCGACACCGGACATATCTCATCGGCCATCGGCAGACACCCGGTAGATAGAAAAAAGATGTCAAGCAAGTCAAAATACGGCAAAGAGGCTGTAACCCACTGGAAGGTTCTGGCCAGATATGAAGGCGTTACCCTGATGAGGCTCAGGCTTGAGACCGGAAGAACCCACCAGATCAGGGTGCATATGTCTGAAGCGGGCTATCCGCTTGTCGGTGATCAGCTGTATGGCACTGAAAGCCGATTGATGGCAATCCGCGACACGCGCGTCCGCGCCCTGTTGAAAAGCCTGTCTCGTCAAGCGCTTCATGCCAAGACCCTCGGGTTTATTCATCCAACAAGCGGTCAGTACCTGGAGTTTGATACTGATCTGCCTGAGGATATGCAGCGAGTTCTGCAGCAGATGGAAGTCCAGCAGCAAAATAGTGAAGGAGTATGTTCATGA
- the gatC gene encoding Asp-tRNA(Asn)/Glu-tRNA(Gln) amidotransferase subunit GatC, which yields MKITREDVEKVGQLARLELSGDEIATLTGQMDAILSYVEKLNELETDHIIPTAHAVPLENAFRADITTPSIGAVNALSSAPDRVDDFFRVPKVIE from the coding sequence ATGAAAATTACCAGGGAAGATGTCGAAAAAGTTGGGCAATTGGCGCGTCTGGAGCTGAGCGGAGACGAGATCGCCACACTAACCGGCCAGATGGATGCCATTCTTTCTTATGTTGAGAAACTGAATGAACTGGAAACGGACCACATTATCCCGACTGCCCATGCTGTCCCGCTGGAAAATGCCTTCAGAGCGGATATTACAACGCCGTCAATTGGCGCTGTCAATGCACTCTCGTCAGCACCGGACCGGGTGGATGATTTTTTCCGGGTACCGAAAGTGATCGAATAA
- a CDS encoding PilZ domain-containing protein, which produces MEKRKFTRVPIRVEAFVSCQAKSFKSEIENLSLNGVCLKTSENLKKGDVARVTLYLVGTMQRLEVSISLVGTVLRADDGLIVVHFQEMDLDSFTQLRNIIAYNTGDSDSVMQEFINSLQQSGGEVKKAV; this is translated from the coding sequence ATGGAAAAACGAAAATTTACCCGCGTGCCGATACGAGTTGAAGCCTTTGTCAGTTGTCAGGCGAAATCGTTCAAATCAGAGATAGAAAACCTCAGCCTGAACGGCGTCTGCCTAAAAACTTCGGAGAATCTGAAAAAAGGAGATGTGGCCAGGGTGACCCTGTATCTGGTGGGGACCATGCAGCGTCTTGAAGTCTCAATCTCTCTGGTCGGGACGGTACTCAGAGCCGACGACGGCCTGATTGTCGTGCATTTTCAGGAAATGGACCTTGATTCTTTCACCCAGCTGCGCAATATAATTGCCTATAATACCGGTGATTCCGACAGTGTCATGCAGGAGTTTATCAATTCGTTGCAACAGTCGGGTGGCGAGGTTAAAAAAGCCGTATAA